The following are from one region of the Pseudodesulfovibrio piezophilus C1TLV30 genome:
- a CDS encoding Smr/MutS family protein: MGKKNKIKNLGDLKALNFKKENKDAYSLPYEKKERPRESPEPDDHADEALFFSAMQGVKQMDGTQGRQISPQTNSSCSSVDLDPEEKVKRDLQSFLRGAFEFELEYTEDFMYGYVRGLDIKTFQQLKAGSFDISASLDMHGMTTVQAHEKLLSFMQENHRQDNRCVLVVTGKGINSPGGQSVLRRETESWLTHDPLKQVVLAFCTAQPKHGGAGAIYILLRKQKKTEGKIAWDKTFNREEMS; this comes from the coding sequence ATGGGAAAAAAAAATAAAATCAAAAACCTTGGTGACCTGAAAGCACTCAATTTTAAGAAAGAGAACAAAGATGCCTACTCTCTCCCTTATGAAAAAAAAGAACGCCCAAGAGAGTCGCCTGAACCGGATGATCATGCTGATGAAGCCTTGTTCTTTTCGGCTATGCAGGGAGTCAAACAAATGGATGGAACCCAGGGAAGACAAATATCACCCCAGACAAACTCTTCATGCTCTTCAGTTGACCTAGATCCTGAAGAAAAAGTCAAAAGAGATTTACAGAGCTTCCTTCGAGGGGCTTTTGAATTTGAGCTCGAATATACGGAAGATTTTATGTATGGATATGTGCGGGGTCTTGATATCAAAACATTTCAGCAACTCAAAGCTGGATCATTTGATATTTCTGCAAGCCTCGACATGCATGGAATGACGACAGTTCAAGCTCATGAAAAATTGCTTTCATTTATGCAAGAAAATCATCGGCAAGATAATAGATGTGTCTTGGTAGTGACAGGTAAAGGAATCAACTCGCCAGGAGGACAATCGGTCCTTCGACGAGAAACGGAGTCTTGGCTGACACACGATCCCCTTAAACAGGTTGTTTTGGCTTTTTGCACAGCACAACCCAAACATGGAGGGGCTGGGGCAATCTACATTCTTCTGAGAAAACAAAAAAAGACTGAAGGGAAAATAGCTTGGGATAAAACGTTTAACAGGGAAGAAATGAGCTAA
- a CDS encoding ABC transporter ATP-binding protein, which produces MLTIEDLHVNIGDKQVLEGINLEIREGETFILFGPNGSGKTSLLMTLMGFNGYEITQGKIFFKGEDITEAPMYERARLGVGMSFQRPPTIHGLRTRHLVKMCSRKGNVDPDLLAEIVNMTEFLDRDINAGFSGGEIKRSELLQLMAQQPDLVLFDEPESGVDMENMQLVGRVARDVLDGNYNVAPDLSLKERKAQTKTAGLIITHTGYILDYVNADRGQVLYKGHLCCEGRPRDILDHIRQHGYQECVRCMN; this is translated from the coding sequence ATGCTGACGATTGAAGACTTGCATGTCAATATCGGTGATAAACAGGTTCTTGAAGGGATCAACCTGGAAATCAGGGAAGGTGAGACCTTTATACTGTTCGGTCCCAATGGCTCAGGCAAGACCTCTCTACTTATGACCCTTATGGGGTTTAATGGGTATGAGATAACTCAGGGAAAAATCTTTTTCAAAGGCGAAGACATTACTGAAGCTCCTATGTATGAGCGAGCTAGGCTGGGTGTGGGCATGTCCTTTCAACGCCCGCCGACCATTCACGGTCTGAGAACTCGACATTTGGTCAAAATGTGTTCTCGCAAAGGTAATGTTGATCCTGACTTGCTCGCTGAGATAGTGAATATGACTGAATTCCTTGATCGCGATATCAATGCCGGTTTTTCTGGTGGAGAAATAAAGCGTTCGGAACTGTTACAGTTGATGGCACAACAGCCGGATCTTGTTCTTTTTGATGAGCCGGAATCCGGTGTCGATATGGAGAATATGCAACTCGTTGGTCGGGTAGCTCGCGATGTTTTAGATGGTAATTACAATGTTGCCCCGGATTTGAGCCTCAAGGAACGCAAAGCCCAAACCAAGACAGCCGGGTTGATCATCACACATACAGGCTATATTCTCGACTATGTTAACGCCGATCGTGGTCAAGTACTCTATAAAGGGCATTTGTGCTGCGAAGGAAGACCTCGCGATATTCTCGATCACATTCGTCAGCACGGCTATCAGGAATGCGTGCGTTGTATGAACTAG
- a CDS encoding SufB/SufD family protein has translation MSKVDLSEYKFDGFEQQALSDLTALSAEDQDQLLMAGVVSDLDMRSASYLQMDQSAVHCQSKDDNVEIMDIKDALKKYDGLKEYFWKLVDRDKDEFTQSADDNLHGGYFIRVKAGAKIKDPIQSCLMLKSEQVGQNVHNIVIIEEGAEAHIITGCSVAHGTKAGAHLGISEFFVKKNASLTFTMVHNWGESVAVRPRSAGVVEEGGKFLSNYVLLKPVKDLQMYPAITLNGPHSVARFNSVVVASEGSHLDMGNRVIMNAPHTRCEIIARTIASGGTIINRGHIAASHVPSKGHLECQGLILGDGRIWAIPELDGTAEGVELSHEASVGKIAQEEIEYLMARGMDEDEATSTIVRGFLNTDIMGLPDKLQKAIDKQIEELQSSDSM, from the coding sequence ATGAGTAAAGTAGATCTTTCCGAATATAAATTTGATGGATTTGAGCAGCAGGCTTTATCTGATTTAACAGCATTGTCTGCTGAAGATCAGGATCAACTTCTCATGGCAGGGGTTGTCTCTGACCTGGATATGCGTTCCGCATCGTATCTTCAAATGGATCAGTCCGCAGTTCACTGTCAATCCAAAGACGATAACGTCGAAATTATGGATATCAAGGACGCCCTGAAGAAATATGATGGCCTGAAAGAGTATTTCTGGAAGTTGGTTGATCGGGATAAGGATGAGTTCACTCAATCTGCCGATGACAATTTGCATGGTGGGTATTTTATTCGCGTCAAGGCTGGTGCGAAAATCAAAGACCCCATTCAATCATGCCTTATGCTCAAATCTGAGCAGGTTGGGCAAAATGTTCATAACATTGTCATCATAGAAGAAGGTGCAGAGGCTCATATCATAACAGGATGTTCCGTTGCACATGGGACCAAGGCTGGTGCTCATCTTGGTATTTCTGAATTCTTTGTCAAAAAAAATGCTTCCTTGACTTTTACCATGGTTCATAATTGGGGTGAAAGCGTAGCCGTGCGTCCGCGCTCTGCCGGAGTGGTAGAAGAGGGCGGTAAATTCCTTTCTAATTATGTGCTGCTAAAACCAGTCAAAGACTTGCAAATGTACCCAGCTATCACATTGAATGGTCCTCACTCTGTGGCGCGTTTCAATTCTGTTGTTGTCGCATCAGAGGGGTCTCATTTGGATATGGGGAATCGCGTTATTATGAACGCGCCACATACTCGGTGTGAGATTATTGCCAGAACTATTGCAAGTGGTGGGACCATTATCAATAGAGGGCATATCGCCGCCAGTCATGTGCCAAGTAAAGGACACTTGGAATGCCAGGGGCTTATTTTGGGAGATGGCCGTATCTGGGCGATTCCAGAACTTGATGGAACTGCCGAAGGTGTCGAGCTTTCTCATGAGGCGTCTGTTGGCAAGATTGCGCAAGAGGAAATTGAATATCTCATGGCTCGTGGGATGGATGAAGATGAAGCAACGTCTACCATTGTGAGAGGTTTTTTGAATACCGACATTATGGGGCTGCCAGACAAGCTGCAAAAGGCGATCGATAAGCAAATTGAAGAATTGCAGTCTTCAGATTCTATGTAA
- a CDS encoding TetR/AcrR family transcriptional regulator has translation MSKKELILNAAQELFARCGYAGTTMKMIAVEAGVASGLVFHYFDNKENLFMEAGSDLIDVMIEDLRGKIAQSASGCEALGTFVRAYLDFTVTHAKTFPTMIRCSPFSDDNPELDRGRIGKKFMELINLIEDILTQGIDDQSICPLPVTQTAFMVYANIVGAVRTRFLAPYEVDNLYEEACQFVLRSVGKMRDGQC, from the coding sequence ATGTCAAAGAAAGAACTGATACTGAATGCAGCCCAGGAGCTTTTTGCACGATGTGGTTACGCGGGTACAACCATGAAAATGATTGCAGTGGAAGCTGGGGTGGCGTCAGGGTTGGTTTTTCATTATTTTGATAACAAGGAAAACCTCTTTATGGAGGCTGGAAGTGACCTTATTGACGTAATGATCGAAGATCTCAGGGGGAAGATTGCTCAAAGTGCCTCAGGCTGTGAGGCCTTAGGGACTTTTGTGAGAGCATATCTCGACTTTACTGTGACACACGCAAAAACTTTTCCAACCATGATTCGTTGTTCGCCCTTTAGTGATGATAACCCTGAGCTTGATAGGGGGAGGATTGGCAAAAAGTTTATGGAGCTTATCAATCTTATTGAGGATATTTTAACACAAGGAATTGATGATCAATCCATTTGTCCACTACCTGTCACCCAAACAGCATTTATGGTGTATGCCAATATTGTTGGTGCTGTTCGTACCCGTTTTTTAGCTCCCTATGAAGTGGATAATCTTTATGAAGAAGCATGTCAGTTCGTTTTGAGAAGTGTCGGCAAAATGAGAGACGGCCAATGTTAG
- a CDS encoding metal-dependent hydrolase: MPGYKGHLAGGLFFAVMGLVGVTLLGWLLLTPLLALGLIGFCLLGALFPDVDTDSKGQRLYYLIFAIVDLGFILQQHYLWASWLGLFAMLPPMGSHRGWTHTWWAMVVVPLPIIVVPAVILGGEGLKLFVLFYVAFVVGYFSHLLLDCEFC; this comes from the coding sequence ATGCCCGGTTATAAAGGACATCTGGCGGGGGGACTGTTTTTTGCTGTGATGGGGCTTGTGGGCGTGACACTTCTTGGCTGGCTACTACTTACGCCGTTACTGGCTTTGGGTTTAATTGGCTTTTGTCTGCTTGGAGCGCTTTTCCCGGATGTAGACACTGATTCGAAAGGTCAACGCCTTTATTATTTGATTTTTGCAATTGTTGATCTGGGGTTCATACTACAACAGCATTATTTATGGGCTTCTTGGCTCGGCCTTTTTGCAATGCTGCCACCTATGGGGTCACATAGGGGATGGACACATACATGGTGGGCTATGGTGGTTGTTCCATTGCCTATCATTGTTGTACCAGCTGTTATTTTGGGAGGGGAAGGGCTCAAGCTTTTCGTTCTTTTTTATGTCGCTTTTGTTGTCGGCTATTTTTCACATCTGCTTCTTGATTGTGAGTTTTGCTAA
- a CDS encoding IS3 family transposase (programmed frameshift) codes for MSKKRRRFTAEFKARVALDALSGEHTLSELASKYGVHTNQISTWKRQAKEGIVASFSGKAEKSQQMDDAHIKDLHAKIGQLLIEKDFLQQAFQNLSCERRREVVDKEHPQLSVRRQCRILKLQRSTYYYQPIGESSYNLELMKRIDELFMELPFFGSRQMRNILRDEGHLVGRGRVRRLMRKMGLMAIYQKPRTSDPHPQHKIYPYLLRNMKITKPNQVWCTDITYIPMKRGFLYLVAIMDWHSRAVLSWRLSNTMEADFCVVALEDAINRYGEPEIFNTDQGSQFTSYEFTKTLRDAGIRISMDGRGRWMDNVMIERLWKSLKYECVYLRELETGSELRSALAWWFNFYNNRRPHKTFDGRKPMEIYQSGPIPEGVPPLGWTHKAA; via the exons ATGTCCAAGAAGAGAAGAAGATTTACTGCTGAATTCAAAGCCCGTGTAGCCCTCGACGCTTTGTCTGGCGAGCACACACTTTCCGAGCTGGCCAGCAAGTATGGAGTTCACACCAACCAGATATCCACGTGGAAACGACAAGCCAAAGAAGGTATTGTCGCGTCATTTTCTGGCAAGGCAGAGAAGAGCCAGCAAATGGACGATGCACATATCAAGGATCTGCACGCTAAGATCGGCCAACTTCTGATCGAGAAGGATTTTTTGCAACAAGCCTTC CAAAATCTGAGCTGCGAGCGAAGGCGTGAAGTCGTCGACAAAGAGCATCCACAACTCAGCGTCCGGCGACAATGCAGAATCCTCAAACTGCAACGCTCAACATACTATTATCAGCCGATTGGCGAATCATCGTATAACTTGGAGTTGATGAAACGCATCGACGAGTTGTTCATGGAGCTACCATTTTTCGGCTCACGCCAGATGCGCAACATTCTGCGGGATGAAGGGCATCTGGTTGGCCGTGGTCGTGTGAGACGACTTATGCGCAAGATGGGCTTGATGGCGATTTACCAAAAACCGAGGACGAGTGATCCTCATCCACAGCACAAAATATATCCGTATTTGTTGCGGAACATGAAGATCACAAAGCCAAATCAAGTTTGGTGTACCGACATTACTTACATTCCGATGAAACGAGGCTTCTTGTATCTCGTGGCAATCATGGATTGGCATAGCCGGGCAGTATTGTCGTGGCGTTTGTCGAATACGATGGAGGCCGACTTTTGTGTCGTAGCTTTGGAGGATGCGATCAACCGTTATGGAGAACCTGAGATATTCAACACAGACCAGGGGAGCCAGTTCACCAGCTATGAATTCACAAAGACTCTGCGGGATGCTGGCATCCGCATTTCAATGGATGGCCGAGGACGCTGGATGGATAACGTCATGATCGAACGACTCTGGAAGTCTTTGAAATACGAATGTGTCTACTTGCGGGAACTGGAGACAGGAAGTGAGCTGCGGAGTGCCTTGGCCTGGTGGTTTAACTTCTACAATAATCGGCGTCCTCATAAGACCTTTGACGGACGCAAGCCGATGGAGATATATCAAAGCGGTCCCATCCCAGAGGGGGTACCCCCTCTGGGATGGACCCACAAGGCGGCGTAA
- a CDS encoding glycosyltransferase family 4 protein — MKVLLLDLGKIIRGGQRQVFYLARYLKQTAGVEPIVVTPQGAPLEAILKEVGIRCFTLPSGCDWNLFNIYRFIHIVSSEKPDIVHTNDAKGASLAALAKMYLGNFKLIHSRRVSYPLKTGWSRKKYLYGDALVAVSKEIQQILIRCEIPREKTTTIHSGIDATLYSKEKHEHRLLTIGAVGALSTQKGFEVLIEALAELKKKKTLPDWQCLIAGDGPLLQQLKIRADELELTGSIIFLGYKDSKEVLPEIDILAVPSIDGEGSNAVIKEGWASGTPVITSDLQSNLELVTHEQDGLIFQNRDAKDLALAIVRLIEDKQLSDKLIENGSITINGFTDITMAERYMHLYQKLVS, encoded by the coding sequence TTGAAAGTCCTTCTTCTTGATTTAGGAAAAATAATTCGTGGTGGGCAGCGACAAGTCTTTTATTTGGCTCGATACCTCAAACAAACTGCGGGAGTGGAACCAATAGTGGTCACTCCTCAAGGGGCGCCACTTGAAGCAATCCTTAAAGAAGTTGGAATCCGTTGCTTCACGCTGCCCTCAGGGTGTGACTGGAATCTTTTCAATATATACCGGTTTATTCATATCGTTTCTTCTGAAAAACCGGATATAGTGCATACCAATGATGCGAAAGGAGCATCTCTCGCTGCTCTTGCCAAAATGTACCTTGGCAATTTTAAACTTATCCATAGCAGAAGAGTTTCATACCCTTTGAAGACTGGATGGAGTCGGAAAAAATACCTATACGGAGATGCGCTCGTCGCAGTCAGTAAAGAGATTCAACAAATACTTATACGCTGTGAAATCCCAAGAGAAAAAACAACGACAATCCACAGTGGCATTGATGCTACACTGTACTCCAAAGAAAAGCATGAGCACCGCCTCTTAACTATCGGCGCAGTTGGAGCCCTCAGTACGCAAAAGGGATTCGAAGTTCTTATTGAAGCCTTGGCTGAACTGAAAAAAAAGAAGACTCTTCCAGATTGGCAATGTCTTATCGCCGGGGATGGGCCTCTTTTACAGCAATTGAAAATCAGGGCAGATGAATTAGAACTCACGGGATCAATCATTTTTCTAGGCTATAAAGACAGCAAGGAAGTTTTACCTGAAATTGATATTCTTGCCGTCCCTTCAATTGATGGAGAAGGATCTAACGCCGTGATCAAGGAAGGCTGGGCCTCCGGCACTCCCGTGATTACTTCTGATCTCCAGTCGAACCTTGAACTTGTTACGCATGAGCAGGATGGCTTGATCTTCCAAAACCGTGACGCCAAGGATTTAGCTTTGGCAATCGTACGGCTTATAGAGGACAAACAACTTTCTGATAAATTGATCGAAAACGGTTCAATTACAATAAATGGCTTCACTGACATTACAATGGCTGAGAGATATATGCACCTTTATCAGAAACTCGTCTCTTAA
- the sucD gene encoding succinate--CoA ligase subunit alpha yields the protein MLLNEHNSKILFSKIDIPTPRAITVAPGQAEETTPPFPLPWYLKSQVLTGGRGKAGGILRVTREEDFIDTAKTLFSLKIKDQLPPFIRIEPAIPIEREFYLSLTLSREKKCILLTVGRQGGIEIEKLGKENLLVQQIYLPEGLLPHQIRSAFFHLNITNDNYGMFSKIVSNLFKGMLDYGLLMAEINPLVIDNKNQFTALDGKVEIDDNYVDLNPAMEEFYQREHATAEENTARDAGLSYVSLPGWVGLMVNGAGLAMASMDLLNLSNLPASNFLDLGGAADQKRMQTALELLFGDHKVKAIFINLFGGILSCEKVALALKGALNGMPPQKPIVARMAGNDANAGLAILTAMNTKNLHIANDMQSAICLLHDFTPKNAPPSVVKSMLSFPRQTRKRYKKQTDGYPFELSKETPVLVQGITGREGQLHTRLMLDYGTNVVAGVTPFKGGKDVLNIPVYNSIVEAKANHEIGATIIFVPPSLATDAIMEAACNEIPWAICITEGIVQHQMIATLEQTRHSKTKIIGPNSPGIIIPDAMKIGIMPTTPFSAGPVAILSRSGTLTYEVADRLTSRGIGQSLCLGIGGDPFIGTDFVELFEMLKYHDKTEAIVVLGEIGGQAEENLAEYVLSTGFHKPVVSFIAGCTAPPGKRLGHAGAILETEMGIEQKLKIMHQAGFTVCLNLETIAETLISILK from the coding sequence ATGCTTCTTAATGAACATAACAGTAAAATTCTTTTTTCTAAAATTGACATTCCAACACCCAGAGCAATAACAGTCGCTCCTGGCCAGGCGGAAGAGACCACTCCTCCCTTTCCTTTGCCCTGGTATTTAAAATCTCAAGTACTGACCGGTGGACGGGGTAAAGCCGGTGGAATTCTGCGTGTTACTCGCGAGGAAGATTTCATCGACACAGCAAAGACTCTTTTTTCTTTGAAAATAAAAGATCAGCTTCCTCCTTTTATAAGAATTGAACCTGCTATTCCCATCGAGCGCGAATTCTACCTTTCACTGACTCTATCGAGAGAGAAAAAATGTATTTTACTCACTGTTGGCAGGCAAGGCGGTATTGAAATAGAAAAGTTAGGAAAAGAGAATCTGTTGGTGCAACAGATTTACTTGCCAGAAGGTCTTCTCCCTCATCAGATTCGCTCGGCTTTTTTCCATCTGAATATAACAAATGATAATTACGGGATGTTTTCAAAGATTGTATCGAACCTTTTTAAGGGAATGTTGGATTACGGCCTCCTGATGGCAGAGATCAATCCATTGGTCATTGATAATAAAAATCAATTTACGGCTTTGGATGGCAAGGTTGAAATCGATGACAACTATGTCGACCTGAACCCTGCCATGGAAGAGTTTTACCAACGTGAACATGCAACTGCTGAAGAAAACACAGCACGAGATGCCGGCCTTTCCTATGTAAGCTTACCAGGTTGGGTTGGACTGATGGTCAATGGCGCAGGGTTGGCAATGGCCAGCATGGACCTGCTCAACCTTTCAAATCTTCCAGCAAGCAACTTTCTTGATCTTGGCGGAGCAGCTGATCAAAAACGCATGCAAACAGCATTGGAATTGCTCTTTGGCGACCATAAAGTGAAAGCAATTTTCATTAATTTATTTGGGGGAATACTGTCCTGTGAAAAAGTAGCGCTTGCATTGAAGGGAGCACTCAATGGAATGCCTCCTCAGAAACCCATTGTAGCCAGAATGGCCGGCAATGATGCGAATGCGGGGCTTGCGATACTCACTGCTATGAATACGAAGAATTTACATATTGCCAATGACATGCAATCTGCAATTTGCTTATTGCACGATTTTACCCCGAAAAACGCCCCCCCCTCTGTCGTTAAATCCATGCTTAGTTTTCCTCGACAAACAAGAAAAAGATATAAGAAACAGACAGATGGATATCCATTTGAACTATCAAAAGAAACACCAGTCCTTGTCCAAGGAATAACAGGCCGAGAAGGCCAACTCCATACACGGCTGATGCTTGACTATGGAACAAATGTGGTAGCTGGAGTGACTCCCTTTAAAGGGGGCAAAGATGTCTTAAATATTCCAGTTTACAATTCCATTGTAGAAGCCAAAGCAAATCATGAGATCGGTGCCACTATTATATTTGTACCTCCTTCCTTGGCAACTGATGCCATCATGGAAGCTGCCTGTAATGAAATTCCGTGGGCCATTTGTATCACCGAAGGTATTGTACAACATCAAATGATAGCAACCTTGGAACAAACAAGACATTCAAAGACAAAAATAATAGGCCCCAATTCTCCGGGTATTATTATACCGGATGCCATGAAAATAGGGATTATGCCGACGACTCCATTCTCCGCCGGTCCCGTGGCAATCCTCTCCCGTAGCGGTACACTGACCTATGAAGTTGCCGACCGTCTTACCTCCCGTGGAATAGGGCAGTCACTCTGCTTGGGAATTGGCGGAGACCCTTTCATTGGGACTGATTTCGTCGAACTTTTTGAAATGCTCAAATATCATGACAAGACAGAGGCTATTGTGGTTCTTGGGGAAATCGGTGGACAAGCCGAAGAGAATCTGGCTGAATACGTTCTTTCGACGGGATTTCATAAACCAGTTGTCTCATTCATCGCAGGATGTACTGCGCCTCCCGGCAAACGACTGGGGCATGCAGGAGCTATTCTCGAAACAGAAATGGGCATCGAACAAAAGCTCAAAATCATGCATCAAGCTGGTTTTACGGTGTGTTTAAACCTTGAAACCATAGCAGAGACTCTAATAAGCATACTAAAATAA
- a CDS encoding DHH family phosphoesterase, whose translation MRLVTRSDFDGLVCATLLKHMNIIDDYLFAHPKDLQDGKVEVSKKDVLANVPYVPGCGLWFDHHTSEKDRLGDIEFEGRSTPLPSCARVIYEYYGADKFPPGFIPMMDAVDKVDSAALSTNDITKPTGWILLGYMMDPRTGLGRYRDYRISNYQLMLDMIEYCRTMTAEEIMQLPDVRERIDKYYEDEPLFIDMLKANTKVHDNVVVIDLRDQAPIYCGNRFMVYTLFPDCNVSIRVIWGFKKQNVVLTVGHSITNKTSKSDIGKLMLTFGGGGHQAVGTCQVPESIVPETLEKIITQLNTDG comes from the coding sequence GCTAGTTACCCGATCTGATTTCGATGGCCTTGTTTGTGCCACATTGCTGAAACACATGAATATTATTGATGACTATCTCTTTGCTCACCCCAAAGATCTCCAAGACGGTAAGGTTGAAGTCAGTAAAAAAGATGTTTTAGCTAATGTTCCGTATGTTCCGGGTTGTGGCCTCTGGTTTGATCACCACACAAGTGAAAAAGACCGTTTAGGTGATATAGAATTTGAGGGGAGAAGTACTCCACTCCCAAGTTGTGCGCGTGTCATTTATGAATATTATGGTGCTGACAAATTTCCTCCAGGTTTCATCCCCATGATGGATGCGGTTGATAAAGTTGACTCTGCTGCTCTCTCTACAAATGATATAACCAAACCAACAGGGTGGATTTTGCTTGGCTACATGATGGACCCTCGAACCGGATTAGGGCGATATCGCGATTATAGAATTAGTAATTATCAGCTCATGCTTGATATGATCGAATATTGCAGAACTATGACAGCGGAAGAAATCATGCAGCTTCCAGATGTTCGAGAGCGCATTGATAAATATTACGAAGATGAACCTTTATTTATCGATATGTTGAAGGCAAACACAAAAGTACATGACAATGTAGTGGTGATTGACCTGCGTGATCAGGCACCAATTTATTGTGGGAATCGATTTATGGTCTATACTCTCTTTCCTGATTGTAATGTCAGTATCCGCGTCATCTGGGGATTCAAGAAACAAAATGTTGTCTTAACCGTGGGGCACTCCATTACGAACAAAACGAGCAAAAGCGACATCGGGAAATTGATGTTAACTTTCGGCGGCGGAGGGCATCAAGCGGTAGGCACCTGCCAAGTCCCAGAATCAATTGTACCTGAGACTTTAGAAAAAATTATCACCCAACTCAATACGGATGGGTAA